In the Ensifer adhaerens genome, one interval contains:
- a CDS encoding Orn/Lys/Arg decarboxylase N-terminal domain-containing protein, whose amino-acid sequence MNTLNRGHRRLGMKALVLDDEISEESAAGRAVRSLIAELERRQIEVVTAESADDGIAVIRSDPALQCVLVDWDLGPDGHEQSIEVVEALRKRNGTVPLLLLADRSVASTVPADIMAKVDDFVWMLEDTMDFVGGRIQAAIERYRSTVLPPMFKALAQFSQVHEYSWHTPGHTGGTGFLKSPPGRAFFEFFGEPLLRSDLSISVGELGSLLDHSGPIGASEKYAARVFGSHRSYHVTNGSSTSNRVILMASVSRDQIALCDRNCHKSAEHAMTMSGAVPTYLVPTRNHYGIIGPIPPERLTAVAIRKAIDQNPLAADLSDKEPKHAIITNSTYDGLCYNVTRVEDLLGASVDRLHFDEAWYGYARFNPIYRDRHAMHGDPKAHTANKPTVFATQSTHKLLAALSQASFIHVRDGRKPIPHGIFNETFMMHASTSPNYAIIASNDVSAAMMDGPGGSALTNESVEEAVAFRLMMSRLANDAAERGDWFFDCWQPDTVRDPKTGRTSPFHEASPESLSTDPSCWVLKPGAAWHGFGEIEDGYCMLDPIKVSIVTPGVAPGGGLMPVGIPASLVTAYLDARGIVVEKTTDFTILFLFSLGITKGKWGSLVSALCDFKRDYDANLTLEVAIPSLIEDHPERYAGMGLKDLADTMFSAMDQLKTTANMAAGFSVLPHPDLSPVRAYERLVRGEVEQVTLDQLAGRTVATGVVPYPPGIPLLMPGENAGSADGPVLGYLKALEAYDLRFPGFTHDTHGVEVEDGLYRVYVLTR is encoded by the coding sequence TGAAAGCACTCGTTCTGGATGACGAGATCAGCGAGGAAAGTGCGGCCGGTCGCGCCGTGCGATCGCTGATTGCGGAACTCGAGCGCCGCCAGATAGAAGTGGTGACAGCAGAAAGCGCCGATGACGGCATAGCGGTCATCCGCTCCGACCCCGCGCTCCAGTGCGTCCTTGTCGACTGGGACCTCGGCCCCGACGGCCACGAGCAGTCCATCGAGGTGGTCGAGGCCCTGCGCAAGCGCAACGGCACCGTTCCGCTGCTGCTGCTTGCCGATCGCAGCGTCGCCTCCACAGTGCCGGCCGACATCATGGCGAAGGTCGACGACTTCGTGTGGATGCTCGAAGACACGATGGACTTCGTCGGCGGGCGCATCCAGGCGGCGATCGAGCGCTACCGCTCCACCGTGCTGCCGCCGATGTTCAAGGCACTCGCCCAGTTCTCCCAGGTTCATGAGTATTCCTGGCACACGCCGGGCCACACCGGCGGCACCGGCTTCCTGAAGTCGCCGCCTGGCCGCGCCTTCTTCGAGTTCTTCGGTGAGCCGCTTTTACGTTCGGACCTCTCGATTTCGGTCGGCGAACTCGGATCGCTGCTCGACCATTCCGGGCCGATCGGCGCCAGTGAAAAATACGCCGCCCGCGTTTTCGGCTCGCACCGCAGCTATCACGTCACCAACGGCTCCTCGACGTCCAACCGCGTCATCCTGATGGCGAGCGTCAGCCGCGACCAGATCGCGCTGTGCGACCGCAATTGCCACAAGTCCGCCGAACACGCGATGACCATGTCGGGCGCCGTGCCGACCTATCTGGTGCCGACCCGGAACCACTACGGCATCATCGGCCCGATCCCACCAGAACGGCTGACGGCGGTCGCGATCCGCAAGGCTATCGACCAGAACCCGCTTGCGGCCGACCTTTCGGACAAGGAGCCCAAGCACGCCATCATCACCAACTCCACCTATGACGGCCTCTGTTACAACGTCACCCGCGTCGAAGACCTGCTCGGCGCCAGCGTCGACCGGCTGCATTTCGACGAGGCCTGGTACGGCTACGCCCGCTTCAACCCGATCTATCGCGACCGACATGCAATGCATGGCGACCCGAAGGCACACACCGCGAACAAGCCGACGGTCTTCGCCACGCAGTCGACGCACAAACTGCTGGCTGCCCTTTCTCAAGCCTCCTTCATCCACGTGCGCGACGGCCGCAAGCCGATCCCGCACGGGATCTTCAACGAGACGTTCATGATGCACGCCTCGACCTCGCCGAACTATGCGATCATCGCCTCGAACGACGTCTCGGCAGCGATGATGGACGGGCCCGGCGGGTCGGCGCTCACCAATGAATCGGTCGAGGAAGCCGTCGCCTTCCGCCTGATGATGTCGCGGCTTGCCAATGATGCTGCCGAGCGCGGCGACTGGTTCTTCGATTGCTGGCAGCCAGATACGGTGCGCGACCCGAAGACCGGTCGCACCAGCCCCTTCCATGAAGCCTCGCCGGAATCGCTCTCGACCGATCCGTCCTGCTGGGTGCTGAAGCCCGGTGCAGCGTGGCACGGCTTCGGCGAGATCGAGGACGGCTATTGCATGCTCGACCCGATCAAGGTCTCGATCGTCACCCCGGGTGTTGCGCCCGGCGGCGGGCTGATGCCCGTCGGCATTCCAGCAAGCCTCGTCACAGCCTACCTCGACGCCCGCGGCATCGTCGTCGAGAAGACGACCGATTTCACCATCCTCTTCCTCTTCTCGCTCGGCATCACCAAGGGCAAATGGGGATCGCTGGTCAGCGCGCTCTGCGACTTCAAGCGTGACTACGACGCCAACTTGACCCTCGAAGTGGCGATCCCGTCGCTGATCGAAGACCACCCGGAACGTTACGCCGGCATGGGCCTCAAGGACCTCGCCGACACGATGTTTTCGGCGATGGACCAGCTGAAGACCACGGCGAATATGGCCGCCGGTTTCTCCGTGCTGCCGCATCCGGACCTAAGCCCCGTGCGCGCCTATGAGCGGCTGGTGCGTGGCGAGGTGGAACAGGTGACGCTCGACCAGTTGGCTGGCCGCACGGTCGCAACGGGCGTCGTGCCCTATCCGCCGGGCATTCCGCTTCTGATGCCGGGCGAAAATGCCGGGTCAGCCGATGGTCCGGTCCTCGGTTACCTCAAGGCGCTTGAGGCCTATGACCTGAGGTTCCCGGGCTTCACCCATGACACGCACGGGGTCGAGGTCGAGGACGGTCTCTACCGCGTCTATGTCTTGACCCGTTGA